From Agrobacterium tumefaciens, a single genomic window includes:
- a CDS encoding inositol monophosphatase, whose product MSIAKAHLEPRFSLAKEVADEAGKLALEYFRNRENLVIETKRDLQDVVSVADRTVEERIKEGVRLHFPEDGFLGEEYGLTQGVSGYTWVVDPIDGTSPFVNGMPNWCVSIAVLFDNEPVIGVISAPCHDELYASAFGMGATLNGKTLRLDPSRNIRNSVTGIGANNHVTPAFVARIVENLLEAGGNFIRNGSGALMLAYVAAGRLVGYYEPYMHAWDCMAGFCLVREAGGWFHTFPTDGDRLTRGAPVIAAAPGAKDDLSRIAGL is encoded by the coding sequence ATGTCTATTGCAAAGGCTCACCTCGAACCAAGATTTAGTCTCGCGAAGGAAGTAGCGGACGAAGCCGGTAAGCTGGCGCTCGAGTATTTCCGCAACCGTGAAAACCTTGTCATCGAGACAAAACGCGATCTGCAGGATGTCGTTTCTGTGGCGGACAGGACCGTTGAAGAACGAATAAAGGAGGGAGTACGCCTCCACTTTCCGGAAGACGGGTTCCTAGGGGAAGAATACGGGCTCACGCAAGGCGTTTCCGGATACACCTGGGTCGTCGACCCGATCGACGGGACCAGCCCTTTCGTCAACGGAATGCCGAACTGGTGCGTTTCCATAGCGGTGCTTTTCGACAATGAACCGGTGATCGGTGTCATCTCGGCGCCTTGCCACGACGAACTCTATGCGAGTGCGTTCGGCATGGGAGCAACTTTGAACGGCAAAACCCTCAGGCTTGACCCGTCGCGCAATATCCGGAACTCGGTCACTGGCATTGGCGCCAACAATCACGTCACCCCCGCCTTCGTCGCTCGCATCGTCGAAAACCTTCTGGAGGCCGGTGGAAACTTTATCCGCAATGGCTCAGGTGCATTGATGCTGGCCTATGTCGCAGCTGGCCGGCTTGTTGGCTATTACGAACCCTACATGCACGCTTGGGACTGCATGGCCGGTTTCTGCCTGGTGCGCGAGGCCGGTGGATGGTTCCACACCTTCCCAACCGATGGCGACCGGCTGACAAGAGGTGCACCGGTCATTGCAGCCGCACCCGGCGCGAAAGACGATCTTTCTCGGATCGCCGGACTATGA
- the ugpE gene encoding sn-glycerol-3-phosphate ABC transporter permease UgpE: MIENRPIARMIAHLMLVIGILIVAFPIYYTFVASSMSSSDIIRPPMSLLPGDQLGENYSDAMAGGVERVVGVSLERLLFNSFVVAVAIAVGKIVISFLSAFAIVFFRFPFRMGFFWMIFITLMLPVEVRILPTYKVIVDLGLIDTYAGLTLPLMASATATFLFRQFFLTIPGEMVEAARIDNAGPFRFMRDILLPLSKTNIAALFVILFIYGWTQYLWPLLVTNDAKMNTIIIGLKRMVDFTDASTPWNYVMVTAILAIIPPIIVVVLMQRWFVKGLVETEK, from the coding sequence ATGATCGAAAATCGACCTATAGCGCGCATGATCGCCCATCTGATGCTTGTTATTGGCATCCTGATCGTTGCGTTTCCAATCTATTACACCTTTGTCGCTTCATCGATGTCGTCGTCCGATATCATTCGCCCGCCAATGTCGCTTCTGCCTGGCGATCAGCTTGGAGAGAACTATAGCGATGCGATGGCCGGGGGCGTCGAAAGGGTGGTCGGCGTAAGCCTGGAACGCCTTCTCTTCAATAGTTTTGTCGTTGCAGTCGCGATTGCAGTTGGCAAAATCGTGATTTCCTTCCTATCGGCATTCGCCATCGTGTTCTTCCGGTTCCCGTTTCGCATGGGATTTTTCTGGATGATCTTCATAACCCTCATGCTTCCGGTCGAAGTGCGTATTCTGCCGACCTACAAGGTGATCGTCGATCTCGGTCTGATTGACACCTATGCTGGGCTGACATTGCCGCTGATGGCGTCGGCGACCGCGACCTTCCTCTTCCGCCAGTTTTTCCTGACCATTCCAGGTGAGATGGTTGAAGCTGCACGAATAGACAACGCCGGTCCCTTCCGGTTCATGCGCGATATCCTGCTGCCATTATCGAAGACGAACATCGCAGCACTGTTCGTGATCCTGTTCATCTACGGATGGACACAATATCTGTGGCCACTCCTCGTCACAAACGATGCGAAGATGAACACCATCATTATCGGTCTCAAACGTATGGTGGATTTCACCGACGCGTCGACGCCGTGGAACTATGTCATGGTGACAGCAATCCTTGCCATCATCCCCCCAATCATTGTCGTAGTGCTGATGCAGCGCTGGTTCGTCAAAGGCCTCGTGGAGACCGAAAAATAA
- the ugpB gene encoding sn-glycerol-3-phosphate ABC transporter substrate-binding protein UgpB, translated as MSCRLAAASALSFFIASSAFAATEIQWWHAMTGANNEVVDALAKEFNESQQDYKVMPVFKGTYPETLNAGIAAFRAKQPPAIIQVFDAGSGVMMGAAGAIKPVADVLKEGGYTFNKDEYLAGIVAYYSKPDGTMLSFPYNSSSPILYYNKDTFEKAGLDPAKPPKTWPEVFEAAKKIKSSGASQCGFTSTWLTWIQTENFAAWNNVSYGSNENGLGGTDVKLAVNAPLFVEHFQAIADLAKDGTFRYGGRTSEAKQLFMSGECGILTESSGGLGDIIKTGMNYGIGQLPYYEGHGPQNTIPGGASLWVFAGRSDAEYKGVAEFFHFLSQTKIQARLHQVSGYMPVTIAAYEETKKSGFYDKNPARETPLLQMMGNPPTENSKGVRLVNLPQVRDIMNEEFEAMLAGKQDAKAALDKIVERGDAAIKQAAGN; from the coding sequence ATGAGCTGCCGCCTGGCTGCGGCATCCGCGCTTTCGTTTTTTATCGCGTCAAGCGCATTCGCTGCCACTGAAATTCAATGGTGGCACGCCATGACCGGCGCCAACAACGAAGTCGTCGACGCATTGGCCAAAGAATTTAACGAGAGCCAGCAGGACTACAAAGTCATGCCGGTTTTCAAGGGAACATATCCTGAGACGCTGAATGCTGGCATCGCAGCGTTCCGCGCTAAACAGCCCCCAGCCATCATTCAGGTTTTCGATGCCGGTTCGGGCGTGATGATGGGGGCTGCGGGCGCAATCAAGCCAGTTGCCGACGTACTGAAGGAAGGTGGGTACACGTTCAACAAGGACGAATATCTGGCTGGCATCGTCGCCTATTATTCCAAGCCTGACGGCACGATGCTGTCCTTCCCCTACAATTCCTCTTCACCGATCCTCTATTACAACAAGGACACCTTCGAAAAAGCTGGCCTTGATCCCGCTAAACCACCAAAAACTTGGCCGGAGGTTTTTGAGGCTGCGAAAAAGATCAAGAGCAGTGGCGCCTCTCAATGCGGTTTCACCTCGACGTGGCTCACATGGATCCAGACCGAAAACTTTGCGGCCTGGAACAATGTTTCCTATGGCAGCAATGAAAACGGGCTCGGCGGAACGGATGTTAAACTCGCGGTGAACGCGCCTCTCTTCGTCGAGCATTTCCAGGCAATTGCCGATCTCGCGAAGGATGGAACCTTCCGATATGGTGGGCGCACATCCGAAGCAAAACAGCTCTTCATGTCCGGCGAATGCGGGATCCTGACAGAATCGTCGGGTGGTCTCGGTGATATCATCAAGACAGGCATGAACTACGGTATCGGACAACTTCCCTACTATGAAGGGCATGGTCCGCAAAATACCATTCCAGGTGGCGCAAGCCTCTGGGTCTTTGCAGGCCGAAGTGACGCCGAATACAAGGGCGTTGCCGAGTTCTTCCATTTCCTGTCCCAGACGAAGATCCAGGCACGTCTGCATCAGGTCTCCGGCTACATGCCTGTGACGATTGCCGCATACGAGGAAACCAAGAAGTCCGGTTTCTACGATAAAAATCCTGCCCGTGAGACCCCGCTTTTGCAGATGATGGGCAATCCGCCGACAGAGAACTCCAAGGGTGTACGTCTCGTGAACCTGCCGCAGGTCCGTGACATCATGAACGAAGAGTTCGAGGCGATGCTGGCCGGTAAACAGGATGCCAAGGCAGCGCTCGACAAGATCGTCGAACGTGGAGACGCGGCTATCAAGCAAGCTGCAGGCAACTGA
- the ugpA gene encoding sn-glycerol-3-phosphate ABC transporter permease UgpA, with protein MQSVVFPNKILPYLLVAPQIILTVIFFFWPASQALYQSTMREDAFGLSSNFVGFANFSAVLSDSSYLNSLQVTVIFSALTAFVSMGFALLLATAADRVVRGRGLYRTMLIMPYAVAPAVAGMLWLFMFNPAMGTFSYILRRNGIVWDPLLDGNQAMLLVVVAAAWKQISYNFLFFVAGLQAIPKSLLEAASIDGARGTRRFWTIVFPLLAPTTFFLLVVNTVYAFFDTFGIIHAVTGGGPAKATETLVYKVYNDGFVNLNLGSSAAQSVILMVIVIALTAFQFRFVEKRVHYG; from the coding sequence TTGCAAAGCGTAGTCTTCCCGAACAAGATTCTGCCCTATCTGTTGGTCGCTCCACAGATCATCCTCACAGTAATCTTTTTCTTCTGGCCGGCGAGCCAGGCTCTTTACCAGTCGACCATGCGTGAAGACGCATTTGGCCTCAGTAGCAATTTTGTCGGGTTCGCCAATTTCTCCGCCGTTCTCTCTGACAGCAGCTATCTTAATTCGCTACAGGTGACTGTTATATTCAGTGCCTTGACTGCATTCGTATCTATGGGCTTTGCCCTTTTGCTCGCAACGGCTGCTGACCGTGTCGTTCGTGGCAGGGGCCTCTACCGTACGATGCTGATCATGCCCTATGCCGTGGCACCTGCCGTTGCAGGCATGTTGTGGCTTTTCATGTTCAACCCTGCCATGGGCACGTTTTCCTACATCCTTCGACGCAACGGGATTGTCTGGGATCCGCTGCTGGATGGAAATCAGGCAATGCTGCTCGTCGTCGTTGCTGCCGCATGGAAGCAAATAAGTTACAATTTCTTGTTCTTTGTCGCTGGGTTACAAGCAATTCCTAAGTCATTACTTGAGGCCGCCTCAATCGATGGTGCTCGTGGTACCAGGCGCTTCTGGACGATCGTCTTTCCCCTTCTTGCACCCACGACATTCTTCCTTCTTGTCGTCAACACCGTCTATGCTTTTTTCGACACCTTCGGCATCATTCACGCAGTCACGGGAGGAGGTCCCGCGAAGGCAACGGAAACTCTCGTCTACAAAGTCTATAATGATGGTTTCGTGAACCTGAACCTCGGTTCTTCCGCTGCGCAGTCTGTCATATTGATGGTGATCGTCATTGCCCTGACTGCATTCCAGTTCCGCTTCGTTGAAAAGCGCGTGCACTACGGCTGA
- a CDS encoding ABC transporter ATP-binding protein codes for MNNRPGSVTFQNVKKQFGAFTAIHDLSLTIEPGTLVTLLGPSGCGKTTTLRLLAGLEHPTAGKIIIGGKDVTMLPANERDVSMVFQSYALFPHMSSLENVAYGLVSSGLPKTQARQKAEHGLELVGLAGMGSRLPAELSGGQQQRVAVARALVLEPQVLLLDEPLSNLDARLRRRVRKEIRDLQQRLQFTAVYVTHDQEEALAVSDKIIVMKDGNIAQAGSPRDLYEAPASAFIADFMGEANVVDCNVQDVDGDSAIIRIQDLIHRVPSRRARTGPARLAVRPNAVTLFEGKGDFTGHVTHAAYLGDHIEYEVETASGKLFVVDSEVERPLAPATTVAIGLKPHGIALIFEQ; via the coding sequence ATGAACAATCGCCCCGGCTCGGTAACCTTCCAGAATGTCAAAAAGCAGTTCGGTGCCTTTACCGCCATCCACGATCTGTCATTGACCATTGAACCAGGAACGTTGGTGACGCTGCTTGGTCCCTCTGGTTGTGGTAAAACCACCACGTTACGGCTGCTTGCGGGGCTTGAACATCCAACCGCTGGCAAGATCATAATCGGCGGCAAGGACGTCACAATGCTGCCCGCCAATGAGCGCGACGTCTCCATGGTCTTCCAGTCCTATGCCTTGTTTCCACACATGTCGTCACTGGAGAACGTCGCATACGGACTGGTTTCGTCGGGGCTGCCGAAAACACAAGCGCGGCAGAAAGCTGAACACGGCTTGGAGCTCGTCGGTCTCGCAGGCATGGGGAGCCGGCTTCCTGCGGAATTGTCTGGTGGCCAACAACAGCGCGTTGCGGTCGCTCGCGCTCTTGTGCTCGAGCCACAGGTCCTTCTCCTTGACGAACCTTTGTCCAACCTCGATGCGCGTCTGAGAAGGCGTGTACGCAAGGAAATTCGTGACCTGCAACAGCGCCTGCAATTCACTGCAGTCTACGTCACGCACGACCAGGAAGAAGCGCTTGCCGTATCCGACAAGATTATCGTGATGAAGGACGGCAACATTGCACAGGCAGGAAGTCCGCGAGACCTCTACGAGGCGCCCGCGTCGGCGTTCATTGCCGACTTCATGGGGGAGGCAAACGTCGTCGATTGCAACGTCCAGGACGTCGATGGCGATAGCGCGATCATCCGTATCCAGGACCTGATCCACCGTGTTCCGAGCCGTCGCGCCAGAACCGGGCCGGCGCGCCTTGCCGTCAGACCCAACGCCGTGACCCTGTTTGAAGGCAAGGGTGATTTTACTGGGCATGTCACTCATGCGGCCTATCTTGGCGATCACATCGAGTACGAGGTTGAAACAGCGAGCGGAAAGCTTTTCGTTGTTGATTCCGAAGTCGAACGCCCCCTCGCCCCGGCAACAACGGTCGCCATTGGCCTCAAGCCACATGGCATCGCGCTTATTTTCGAACAGTAA